From a region of the Rhodothermus profundi genome:
- a CDS encoding MFS transporter, protein MDSPVRLGLRANWVQFSLLVVVNAFVGAMVGMERAILPLLAEQEFGLASRVATLSFVASFGLTKALANLLAGRLGDQIGRRRVLLAGWLVGLPVPWLLMWAPSWDWVVVANVLLGLNQGLAWSMTVIMKIDLVGPRQRGLAMGLNEAAGYLAVSLAALATGYVAAAYALRPQPFYLGVGFSLAGLGLSLLFVRETRHHAALEAQQHADSQEPTPSFREVFLRTSWRDRRLFAVCQAGLVNNLNDGMAWGLFPLFFAALGYSLTQIGWLAALYPAVWGLGQLITGALSDRLGRRPLIVGGMVLQGVSIGGMLLSPAFAGQAAAMVGLGVGTAMVYPTLLAVIGDVAHPAWRSTSVGVYRLWRDGGYVIGALLAGVLADVLSISWAIGTIAGLTLLSGGIAAATLEETRPPDECASASGVPEASAR, encoded by the coding sequence ATGGATTCGCCGGTTCGTCTGGGATTGCGGGCCAACTGGGTGCAGTTTAGCCTGCTGGTCGTCGTCAACGCTTTTGTAGGGGCTATGGTAGGGATGGAGCGGGCGATTCTTCCCCTGTTGGCCGAGCAGGAGTTCGGGTTGGCGTCGCGGGTGGCGACGCTTTCCTTTGTGGCAAGTTTTGGGTTGACCAAGGCGCTGGCCAACCTTCTGGCAGGTCGACTGGGCGATCAGATCGGACGGCGGCGGGTGCTGCTGGCCGGTTGGCTGGTAGGTCTGCCAGTGCCCTGGCTGCTCATGTGGGCCCCCTCATGGGACTGGGTGGTCGTGGCCAATGTGTTGCTCGGGCTGAATCAGGGGTTGGCCTGGTCGATGACAGTCATTATGAAGATTGACCTGGTGGGGCCCCGGCAGCGCGGCCTGGCGATGGGGCTAAACGAGGCGGCCGGCTACCTGGCCGTATCATTGGCCGCGCTGGCGACCGGTTATGTAGCGGCCGCTTATGCGCTGCGACCGCAGCCGTTTTATCTGGGGGTAGGGTTTTCGCTGGCCGGTCTCGGACTTTCGTTGCTGTTTGTGCGGGAGACGCGGCACCACGCTGCGCTCGAAGCGCAGCAGCACGCTGATTCTCAGGAGCCGACTCCGTCGTTTCGCGAGGTATTTCTGCGCACTTCCTGGCGCGACCGGCGGCTGTTTGCTGTGTGCCAGGCCGGTCTGGTGAATAACTTGAACGATGGCATGGCCTGGGGGCTGTTTCCGCTTTTTTTCGCGGCGCTGGGCTATAGCCTGACGCAGATTGGCTGGCTGGCCGCGCTCTATCCGGCCGTCTGGGGGCTGGGGCAACTAATCACAGGAGCTCTCTCCGACCGCCTAGGTCGGCGACCGTTGATCGTCGGGGGAATGGTGCTGCAGGGCGTAAGCATTGGGGGCATGCTGCTTTCTCCTGCGTTTGCCGGGCAGGCTGCGGCCATGGTAGGCCTGGGCGTAGGCACAGCCATGGTGTACCCGACGCTTTTAGCCGTCATCGGCGATGTAGCGCATCCCGCCTGGCGCTCTACTTCCGTAGGGGTTTATCGGCTCTGGCGTGATGGGGGGTATGTGATCGGTGCGTTGCTGGCTGGCGTGCTGGCTGACGTGCTGAGCATTTCCTGGGCGATTGGTACCATCGCGGGGCTAACGCTGCTTTCCGGGGGGATTGCTGCCGCTACGCTTGAGGAGACCCGACCACCTGACGAATGCGCTTCCGCTTCCGGCGTCCCCGAAGCGTCGGCGAGGTAA
- a CDS encoding heavy metal translocating P-type ATPase: MKTIELPVEGMDCADCARHVAQALERVPGVCRVEVLLAAQKAVVEVDPVRPPALEALCRAVESAGYRVSPPATPLPSASPTRRIVTLLAFVFGAVLTVVVLGEWLGLFEQLTAHVPLPVGIGLVGLLGYPIFRQVAQALLQGRILAHTLMSIGALAALLAGAWPTAVVVVFFMRIGEYVERFTTEQARSALRGLSRLMPRQARVERDGALIEVAAESVQPGEVVLVRPGERVPVDGEVLEGTATLDTSALTGESMPAEVGPGSVVLATSLVRQGYLRLKATRTGTATTFGRILHLVETAEANRSATERLADRFSAYYLPVVGGVALLTYLVRGDLMATVAVLVVACSCAFALATPVAVLAAIGAAARQGIVIKGGRYLEALARTDVVLLDKTGTLTLGRPQLTDVIPLQDRSPDALLALAASAEYASEHPLAEAIREAARQRGLPIRRPENTRPLPGIGIEARVNGHFVRLGRLPAGQTFPKADALAAAGKTLMLLEIDGQPAALLAAADTERPGLREALEALRRLGIRHLELLTGDHPRTAEPLARRLGLTYRAGLLPADKIQIVQAYQARGHTVVMIGDGINDAPALMQADVGIAMGSGTDVALDTAAIVLLRDDWRQLPALFRLARRTRRVIALNLGFTALYNLIGLALAALGYLPPVLAAAAQSLPDLGILGNSARLLRVRLSTS, from the coding sequence ATGAAGACCATCGAGTTGCCTGTCGAGGGCATGGATTGCGCCGATTGCGCCCGCCATGTGGCACAGGCCCTGGAGCGGGTGCCCGGCGTCTGCCGCGTTGAGGTGTTGCTGGCTGCCCAGAAAGCGGTCGTGGAAGTAGATCCCGTTCGGCCGCCTGCACTGGAGGCGTTGTGCCGGGCTGTCGAGTCAGCCGGCTATCGCGTCTCGCCTCCCGCTACGCCCCTGCCGAGCGCATCTCCCACGCGGCGTATCGTTACGCTGCTGGCCTTTGTGTTCGGGGCGGTGTTGACGGTTGTGGTGCTGGGCGAGTGGTTGGGGCTTTTCGAGCAGCTTACGGCACACGTGCCCCTGCCGGTGGGCATCGGACTGGTCGGGCTGCTGGGCTATCCCATCTTTCGCCAGGTAGCGCAGGCGCTGCTTCAGGGACGCATTCTGGCCCACACGCTTATGAGCATTGGGGCGTTGGCTGCGCTGCTGGCTGGGGCCTGGCCAACTGCGGTAGTGGTGGTTTTTTTCATGCGTATCGGGGAGTATGTCGAACGCTTCACGACGGAGCAGGCGCGGAGCGCGCTGCGAGGGTTGAGTCGGCTGATGCCCCGGCAGGCTCGCGTAGAGCGTGATGGAGCGCTGATCGAGGTAGCTGCTGAGTCGGTGCAGCCTGGTGAGGTAGTGCTGGTTCGGCCAGGGGAGCGCGTGCCGGTAGACGGGGAAGTGCTGGAAGGCACTGCTACGCTCGACACGTCGGCCCTCACTGGCGAATCCATGCCCGCCGAGGTAGGTCCGGGAAGTGTCGTGCTGGCCACCTCGCTCGTCCGTCAGGGCTACTTGCGTCTGAAAGCAACGCGCACTGGCACTGCCACTACATTTGGCCGCATCCTGCATCTGGTTGAAACGGCCGAGGCGAACCGGAGCGCTACCGAGCGGCTGGCCGACCGCTTTTCCGCCTACTACCTGCCGGTAGTAGGGGGCGTGGCTCTGCTCACCTATCTGGTGCGAGGCGACCTGATGGCTACCGTAGCCGTGCTCGTAGTGGCCTGTAGCTGCGCGTTTGCGCTGGCGACTCCTGTTGCGGTGCTTGCCGCTATTGGAGCTGCCGCTCGTCAGGGCATTGTTATCAAAGGCGGTCGCTACCTGGAAGCACTGGCTCGGACCGACGTCGTGCTGCTCGATAAAACCGGTACGCTCACGCTGGGACGCCCGCAACTGACCGATGTGATTCCATTGCAGGATCGCTCGCCCGACGCCCTGCTGGCCCTGGCTGCCTCAGCGGAATATGCCTCAGAGCATCCGTTAGCCGAAGCCATTCGCGAAGCAGCCCGGCAGCGTGGTCTCCCGATACGTCGCCCGGAAAACACCCGACCGTTGCCCGGCATAGGAATTGAAGCCCGGGTCAACGGACACTTCGTGCGGTTAGGCCGCCTACCCGCAGGCCAGACCTTTCCGAAAGCAGACGCGCTGGCTGCAGCGGGTAAGACGCTCATGCTGCTGGAGATTGACGGGCAGCCGGCCGCTTTGCTGGCTGCGGCCGATACCGAACGCCCGGGCCTCCGCGAGGCGCTGGAGGCGCTGCGTCGGCTGGGCATTCGCCATCTGGAACTCCTCACCGGAGATCATCCCCGTACTGCCGAACCACTGGCTCGCCGGCTGGGCCTGACCTATCGGGCCGGTCTGTTGCCTGCCGACAAAATCCAGATCGTGCAGGCATACCAGGCCCGGGGCCATACGGTTGTGATGATCGGTGATGGCATCAACGATGCCCCAGCGCTGATGCAGGCCGACGTTGGCATTGCGATGGGTTCAGGAACCGATGTGGCGCTCGACACGGCCGCCATCGTCCTTCTGCGAGACGACTGGCGGCAACTTCCCGCTCTGTTTCGTCTGGCCCGCCGCACGCGCCGCGTCATTGCCCTTAATCTCGGTTTTACAGCCCTCTATAACCTGATCGGCCTCGCACTGGCCGCGCTGGGCTATCTACCGCCTGTTCTGGCCGCTGCGGCGCAATCGTTGCCCGATCTGGGTATCCTGGGCAATTCGGCCCGCCTGCTTCGTGTCCGTCTGTCGACTTCCTGA
- a CDS encoding ArsR/SmtB family transcription factor has translation MSAIPDRLALKAKLFRGLADPARLSLLEALRAGPQTVTALVQATGLSQPNVSNHLRCLLDCGLVHRSRQGRFTIYQLSDPRIAELLQLAEQVLADIAAGIYHCTRYDAP, from the coding sequence ATGTCTGCAATACCAGATCGTCTAGCCCTCAAGGCAAAGCTTTTTCGCGGGTTGGCCGATCCGGCCCGGCTAAGCCTTTTAGAGGCGCTGCGCGCGGGTCCCCAGACAGTTACGGCGCTGGTGCAGGCAACTGGCCTGAGCCAGCCCAACGTTTCTAACCACCTGCGCTGCCTGCTGGACTGTGGCCTGGTGCATCGCAGCCGGCAGGGTCGTTTTACCATTTACCAGCTCAGCGATCCTCGCATTGCCGAATTGCTCCAGTTGGCCGAGCAGGTGCTGGCCGACATTGCGGCGGGCATTTACCATTGCACGCGCTACGACGCCCCATGA